The genomic stretch cattataaatactaataaatttattttagtcacTAAATAAgatataatattcattttcaacaaCAATTTGACCAATTAAGATTCATGGATTAATGCACTAAGATAGTCAGTTCATACCCAAAATCATACATAGGTTCAACTCAATTTAGTTCAATGGAAAAACTTATGTTTCCGACGTCTACGGACAAGGATTGATAGATAAACTCAAAACGTAACACACACCTTATTTGACAACCAACGAGGTCGGAAAATTTTACCTCATAACCTATCATAAGtttcaaataaaaggaaaataggaTAAAAGAGAGCCCTACCTTGATAACCATACGTTGGTTCGACTGGTTCAAAGCGTCAACACAAATTAAGTGAAACTTTCATGGATTgcaacttcttcttcctcctttgatTACTAAtcggttgattctccaaagtggGGTGAATAGTAGGCTAGTagctatatttgattttatagcaagagccacattatttaattaattacgaATAGTAAATGACAAATGGCACTATTTTGATCATTCATATTCCTTCTAGATGATTCCATGTATAATTGTCTTGATTGTAGTAGAAAAAATTTACAAACCTAAAAAAATCGTGCCTCTCGAAGAGTTTTGGagataaaaatatacatagcaTCTTTTATGCAAAATGTCAATTTCTCCCTTCTATTGTATACGCTATATAATTTctgatttaattctattttcttgctcAATCTTACTGACGTGATACATGTGTAACCCCAATTCTATATAAAATAACATTCAGTGTTGTGCACAAATTATTAGAATTTCAGCCTAAATTGACAAATTTGTGTAGAAAGGAATTTTCCAACTAAACCCTGATTTGGAGTGTTACAATTATGTCTTGAACTAgtcttttcagcacaactttttcGAAGCGGACTGCTATTTGTTCAACAATCGTTGGCcgccagcggtccgctgggTCGAATGCTCCATATTTTCATCTTCGagttttagctatctttttaggctcaaatttgcacatttctcacaaaacacgtcaaaataccaaaatagataaaatatgtaattattggacatgtaatgcaacattgatactcaaaatggaccaaataaaggccctaAAATAGTGGAAAAACCGAGCGTATCAAAAAGTATGACTCCCATTtcattaatattttcaattcactttctattaacattttttaaaactcgtggcGGATAAAGTGTGACTTTTAATAGCTAACGTAAGGAGTAGGATTTTCTTGTGGCAgctttttcaagatttcatagttatgagttgataaaatatgtagattcatattgattgttgttattaaaagtatggaaaaagagaaaatgaaatacagaGATATATAGCAGGAggatagaaatttattttagcAAACATGAAAGTAAAACACGCATTCCCAAGGTAATAGTAgatcaattgtcattgttgcagctatagttgatcaattgtcattgttgcgGAGCAAATACTTAGCGCAGAGTAGCATGAGGCCAGTGAATGGTTTAATGGAAGCGATTTCAACATTCGCTGCAGCTTCTTCTTTGAGCTCGTACTCGATCGTAGATCGAGTTATACACTGCTTCTCGTTTCCCTCCACCTCTATCACATTGAATCTCATACGATACAACGTGAACCCTAGATCCAGAAATCCACCTTCCACAACCTCTGCCTCCTTCACACGCTTCTCGTTATCCACCACCATGAATTTCTCCTTGAACGACTTCATTCCCCCTCCCATCCCTGctaaattaatcaattaaattaagTAGGATAATTACATAAATCTAGCGGAAGTTGATTGAACTGAATGTGGATGGTACCTGGACGGAAAACGACCTCGAGAATGGTTCCGGCGCCGCCGTCCCCTTGGACGACGTCGACCCGGCTGATAAAGTCGGAGTTGGCTTCCTCCGCCACTTTGGGGAGCTGTAGAGTGCCGTAGAGCTTCCACGCTTCAGTTGCCGGTACATCAACCGTCATCTCAGCGGACATTGTT from Salvia splendens isolate huo1 chromosome 15, SspV2, whole genome shotgun sequence encodes the following:
- the LOC121767878 gene encoding norbelladine synthase-like, whose amino-acid sequence is MYGTMSAEMTVDVPATEAWKLYGTLQLPKVAEEANSDFISRVDVVQGDGGAGTILEVVFRPGMGGGMKSFKEKFMVVDNEKRVKEAEVVEGGFLDLGFTLYRMRFNVIEVEGNEKQCITRSTIEYELKEEAAANVEIASIKPFTGLMLLCAKYLLRNNDN